The proteins below come from a single Mycobacterium parmense genomic window:
- a CDS encoding putative alpha/beta hydrolase, which translates to MQLRYISVAALIAEAGGDPWAINQSLQAGSPAQVSNLANAFHQAGRCTAESDAAFNQARSRFDAAWNHQNGDHPINDSAQVQRTAKSLGAQSLQLPKIGADLENIAASLAEAQKTAAGQISTLDAALEKLDDLIGQAVRMEKDPSLSAADRAALDTFIRSCEEDAISDTRAALGQLKAIRSNYSGTLQQSLATLRSDGYDPTAIEPADADEPEQIRIPPRDTKPEDAKRWWDSLSQAQRDQLLAQHPAELGNLRGIDTVSRDKVNQQVMADDLARVETAASQHHVSVDQVTRHPEQFGLTPAAITRYNNATQTKKGLTHDSDGGKNPVFLQTYDPEAFDGRGREAIAIGNPDTADNTTVLVPGTGSSVNKGYLTHDDGLHVYDEVRKADLTKSNSVVVWMGYHAPDSALDPQIGQTTLARDGGGLLAADVNALGVTHQIPSSHVTVIGHSYGSTTVADAAAASGMHANDVVLVGCPGTDLARNAGDFHLPEGGHVYVGAASSDPITHLGVGQGHLPGTGVTVGLGTDPAVEGYGSTRFKAEAPGLTIPLKDHSSYFTPGNESLFSIADIASGHGDALAHDHMTADHRGSYWLPDTFDPEAIRRPTGGHYH; encoded by the coding sequence ATGCAGCTGCGCTACATAAGTGTCGCCGCGCTGATCGCCGAAGCCGGCGGCGATCCGTGGGCGATCAATCAGAGCCTGCAGGCGGGCAGTCCAGCCCAGGTATCGAACCTGGCGAATGCCTTCCATCAGGCCGGCCGGTGCACCGCCGAATCCGACGCCGCGTTCAACCAGGCCCGCAGCCGCTTCGATGCGGCCTGGAACCATCAGAACGGCGATCACCCGATCAACGACTCCGCGCAAGTCCAACGCACGGCGAAGTCCCTGGGTGCGCAGTCGCTGCAATTGCCGAAGATCGGTGCCGACCTGGAGAACATCGCCGCCTCGCTCGCCGAGGCGCAGAAGACCGCCGCCGGGCAGATCAGCACACTGGACGCCGCGCTGGAAAAGCTCGACGACCTGATCGGCCAAGCGGTGCGGATGGAGAAGGACCCCAGCTTGAGCGCGGCGGACAGGGCCGCGCTGGACACGTTCATCAGGTCGTGTGAAGAGGACGCCATCAGCGACACCCGAGCGGCGCTCGGCCAATTGAAGGCCATCCGCAGCAACTACTCCGGCACCCTGCAGCAGTCGTTGGCCACGCTGCGCAGCGATGGTTACGACCCCACCGCCATCGAGCCCGCGGACGCGGACGAGCCGGAACAGATTCGTATCCCACCCCGCGACACCAAGCCCGAGGACGCCAAGAGGTGGTGGGATTCGCTCAGTCAAGCCCAGCGAGATCAACTCCTCGCCCAACACCCGGCCGAGCTCGGCAACCTCAGGGGCATCGACACCGTTAGCCGGGACAAGGTCAACCAGCAGGTGATGGCCGACGACCTCGCCCGTGTGGAAACGGCTGCGTCGCAACATCATGTCTCGGTTGATCAGGTGACCCGGCATCCCGAACAATTCGGCCTGACGCCGGCTGCCATCACCCGCTACAACAACGCCACCCAGACCAAGAAGGGCCTGACGCACGATTCCGACGGCGGCAAGAACCCCGTGTTCCTGCAGACCTACGATCCCGAGGCCTTCGACGGCCGAGGCAGGGAAGCCATCGCCATCGGCAACCCCGACACCGCCGACAACACCACCGTCCTGGTCCCGGGAACCGGCAGCAGCGTGAACAAGGGATACCTCACCCACGACGACGGACTGCACGTCTACGACGAGGTCCGCAAAGCCGACCTCACCAAATCCAACTCGGTGGTGGTGTGGATGGGTTACCACGCACCCGACAGCGCACTGGACCCCCAGATCGGGCAGACCACCCTCGCCAGAGACGGCGGCGGCCTGCTCGCCGCCGATGTCAACGCGCTCGGCGTCACCCACCAAATACCAAGCTCCCACGTCACCGTGATCGGCCATTCTTACGGATCCACCACCGTTGCCGACGCCGCGGCCGCCTCAGGCATGCACGCCAACGACGTCGTTCTCGTCGGATGCCCGGGAACAGACCTCGCCCGCAACGCCGGCGACTTCCACCTACCCGAGGGCGGTCACGTCTACGTGGGCGCGGCCTCGTCGGACCCGATCACCCACCTCGGCGTCGGGCAGGGCCACCTACCCGGCACCGGGGTCACGGTCGGCCTAGGCACCGACCCGGCCGTGGAAGGCTACGGGTCCACCCGCTTCAAAGCCGAAGCCCCAGGCCTGACAATCCCTCTGAAAGATCACAGTTCCTACTTCACCCCCGGCAACGAATCCCTGTTCAGCATCGCCGACATCGCATCCGGGCACGGTGACGCCTTGGCTCACGACCACATGACCGCCGACCATCGGGGCAGCTATTGGCTGCCCGATACCTTCGATCCCGAGGCGATTCGGCGTCCTACCGGTGGTCACTACCATTGA
- a CDS encoding MmpS family transport accessory protein, with amino-acid sequence MTTTEPRTDPLTKPDSGRREGAAATGRPPKRRLLTGLFTRFWLVLTIAAVVALSGFVVYRLHNIFGVHRGSFGGGTSGEVLDQFNAKTITLEVWGSPGSTATINYLDENSHPQQALNVPLPWSKVLSSTKPGIPANLMAQGDGSWIACQFVVNNHDGHGDVIKAPNHSPPNETVNAFVYCLDKSA; translated from the coding sequence ATGACGACGACTGAGCCAAGGACCGACCCGTTGACGAAACCAGACTCTGGCCGCCGCGAGGGCGCAGCGGCGACGGGCCGGCCGCCCAAGCGCAGACTTCTGACGGGTCTGTTCACCCGGTTCTGGCTCGTCCTCACCATTGCAGCCGTCGTCGCGCTGTCCGGATTCGTCGTCTACCGCCTGCACAACATCTTCGGCGTTCACCGCGGTTCGTTCGGTGGCGGCACCTCGGGCGAGGTCCTCGACCAGTTCAACGCCAAGACGATCACGCTCGAGGTCTGGGGCTCACCGGGCAGCACGGCGACCATCAACTACCTCGACGAGAACTCCCATCCGCAGCAGGCCCTCAACGTGCCCTTGCCCTGGAGTAAAGTCCTGAGTTCGACGAAGCCCGGCATCCCGGCAAACCTGATGGCGCAAGGGGACGGCAGTTGGATCGCGTGCCAATTCGTCGTGAACAACCACGACGGGCACGGTGACGTCATCAAGGCTCCTAATCACTCACCCCCCAACGAAACGGTGAATGCCTTCGTCTACTGCCTGGACAAGTCCGCATGA